The Phacochoerus africanus isolate WHEZ1 chromosome 15, ROS_Pafr_v1, whole genome shotgun sequence genome has a segment encoding these proteins:
- the RPLP0 gene encoding 60S acidic ribosomal protein P0 → MPREDRATWKSNYFLKIIQLLDDYPKCFIVGADNVGSKQMQQIRMSLRGKAVVLMGKNTMMRKAIRGHLENNPALEKLLPHIRGNVGFVFTKEDLTEIRDMLLANKVPAAARAGAIAPCEVTVPAQNTGLGPEKTSFFQALGITTKISRGTIEILSDVQLIKTGDKVGASEATLLNMLNISPFSFGLIIQQVFDNGSIYNPEVLDITEETLHSRFLEGVRNVASVCLQIGYPTVASVPHSIINGYKRVLALSVETDYTFPLAEKVKAFLADPSAFVAAAPVAAATTAAPAAAAAAPAKVEAKEESEESDEDMGFGLFD, encoded by the exons ATGCCCAGGGAAGACAGGGCGACCTGGAAGTCCAACTACTTCCTTAAGATAATC CAACTTCTGGATGATTATCCGAAATGCTTCATTGTGGGAGCAGACAATGTGGGCTCCAAGCAGATGCAGCAGATCCGCATGTCTCTCCGCGGGAAAGCCGTGGTGCTGATGGGCAAGAACACCATGATGCGCAAGGCCATCCGAGGGCACCTGGAAAACAACCCAGCCCTGGAGAA ACTGCTGCCTCACATCCGGGGGAACGTGGGCTTTGTGTTCACCAAGGAGGACCTCACTGAGATCAGGGACATGCTACTGGCCAATAAG GTGCCAGCTGCCGCCCGTGCTGGTGCCATAGCCCCATGCGAAGTCACTGTACCTGCCCAGAACACTGGTCTGGGGCCTGAGAAGACCTCTTTCTTCCAGGCTTTAGGCATCACCACTAAAATCTCCAGGGGCACCATTGAAATCCTG AGTGATGTGCAGCTGATTAAGACTGGAGACAAAGTGGGAGCCAGTGAAGCCACGTTGCTGAACATGTTGAACAtctcccccttctcctttggGCTGATCATCCAGCAGGTGTTTGACAATGGCAGCATCTACAACCCTGAAGTGCTTGACATCACCGAGGAAACTCTGCATTCTCGCTTCCTGGAG GGTGTCCGCAATGTTGCCAGTGTATGTCTGCAGATTGGTTACCCAACTGTTGCATCTGTACCCCATTCTATCATCAATGGGTACAAGCGGGTCCTGGCCTTGTCTGTGGAGACTGATTACACCTTCCCACTTGCTGAAAAG GTCAAGGCCTTCTTGGCTGATCCATCTGCCTTTGTGGCTGCTGCCCCTGTGGCTGCAGCCACcactgctgctcctgctgctgctgctgcggcccCAGCCAAGgttgaagcaaaggaggagtcGGAGGAGTCGGACGAGGATATGGGATTTGGTCTCTTTGACTAA